Proteins from a single region of Paenibacillus sp. BIHB 4019:
- a CDS encoding iron-hydroxamate ABC transporter substrate-binding protein gives MKKLFIPLLLLMAVALSACGGNQAGNAGAAGNAGNSSNTGNTSASAAPSAEAESATFTYQSENGPVEVPTNPQRVVVLTRFLTGNVMALDVPLVGADEMSKANPNFEERLKDVEAVSDESVEKIIELQPDLIIGLSDIKNIDKFKQIAPTVTFTYNKVDYLTQQLEIGKLLNKEKEAQAWVDDFSARTKKAGEEIRAKVGDNVTVSVIETFNKQLYVYGYNFGRGTELLYGDLGLGMPEKVKEGTKTDGYFAVSTEVLKDYMGDYVIFSKNADEDNSFQNTEIYKSVPAVVNNHVFEVDAKGFYFNDPLSLEYQLEFFRKSFLGQ, from the coding sequence ATGAAAAAGCTTTTTATTCCGCTTCTACTTCTTATGGCGGTTGCACTTAGCGCTTGCGGCGGAAATCAAGCAGGCAATGCCGGAGCTGCAGGCAATGCGGGAAACAGCAGCAATACGGGCAATACGAGCGCGTCAGCTGCACCTTCGGCAGAGGCGGAATCTGCAACGTTTACGTATCAATCCGAGAATGGTCCAGTCGAGGTGCCGACAAATCCGCAGCGCGTCGTCGTGCTGACGAGATTTTTGACGGGCAACGTCATGGCTCTGGATGTACCTTTAGTCGGTGCGGATGAAATGTCCAAGGCGAACCCGAATTTTGAAGAGAGGCTAAAGGATGTTGAGGCGGTTTCCGATGAAAGTGTTGAAAAAATCATCGAGCTGCAGCCTGATCTGATTATCGGGCTTTCCGACATTAAAAATATTGATAAATTCAAGCAAATCGCGCCTACGGTTACTTTTACTTACAACAAGGTCGATTATTTGACGCAGCAGCTTGAAATCGGCAAATTGCTCAATAAAGAAAAAGAAGCGCAAGCCTGGGTCGATGATTTTTCCGCAAGAACGAAAAAAGCGGGCGAAGAAATTAGAGCGAAGGTCGGCGACAATGTGACGGTTTCGGTTATCGAAACGTTCAATAAGCAGCTGTACGTTTACGGCTACAATTTTGGCCGCGGCACTGAGCTGCTTTATGGCGATCTTGGTCTTGGCATGCCGGAAAAAGTGAAGGAAGGCACGAAAACGGACGGTTATTTCGCCGTATCGACGGAAGTTCTGAAGGATTATATGGGCGATTACGTCATTTTCAGTAAAAATGCGGATGAAGACAACTCATTCCAAAATACCGAAATTTACAAAAGCGTCCCTGCCGTCGTCAACAACCACGTATTCGAGGTCGATGCGAAAGGGTTTTATTTCAACGATCCATTGAGCTTGGAATATCAGCTTGAGTTTTTCAGAAAAAGCTTTCTCGGACAATAA
- a CDS encoding iron ABC transporter permease: MKKKQGAISFSWKLAGSALLLVVCFILSLLLGAKEIHLQDLWLAIATDSKADNLLVLREIRVPRELAAILVGAAFAVSGAIMQGITRNPLADPGLLGLTSGANMGLALTFIFLPGLGYFGMMIACFLGAALGAALVLILSSMRRGSLSPMRIVLAGAAISAFLYAISSGISLAFKISKDVSMWTAGGLIGTTWGQLQAIAPVILIGMLVALMLSSQLTILSLSDDVAVGLGQKLVQIKAILFVLIIMLTGAAVALVGNIAFVGLMIPHIVRLVVGTDYRYIMPISVFTGASFMLLADTLARTINAPYETPMAAIVAMVGLPFFLIVVRKGGKAFS, encoded by the coding sequence TTGAAAAAGAAACAAGGCGCAATTTCGTTTTCCTGGAAGCTGGCCGGCAGCGCACTGCTGCTGGTCGTTTGCTTCATTCTTTCGCTTCTATTAGGAGCGAAGGAAATTCATTTGCAGGACTTATGGCTCGCCATCGCAACCGATTCCAAGGCCGACAATCTTCTCGTCCTGCGTGAAATTCGGGTGCCGCGCGAGCTGGCCGCTATTCTGGTTGGAGCGGCTTTTGCTGTATCTGGCGCGATCATGCAAGGAATAACCCGCAATCCGCTCGCTGATCCGGGCTTGCTAGGCTTAACCTCGGGTGCGAACATGGGTCTGGCGCTGACCTTTATATTTTTGCCAGGGTTAGGTTACTTCGGCATGATGATTGCCTGCTTTTTAGGCGCGGCTTTGGGGGCCGCTTTAGTGCTCATCCTTAGCTCTATGCGCCGGGGCAGCCTTTCTCCAATGCGGATCGTGCTGGCGGGCGCGGCGATTTCAGCTTTTCTCTACGCCATTTCAAGCGGTATCAGTCTGGCTTTCAAAATATCCAAGGATGTGTCCATGTGGACGGCTGGCGGCTTGATTGGCACGACTTGGGGACAGCTTCAAGCGATCGCTCCGGTTATTTTGATCGGCATGCTGGTGGCGCTTATGCTCTCGAGCCAGCTGACGATTTTGAGCCTAAGCGATGATGTGGCGGTTGGTCTCGGGCAAAAGCTTGTACAAATCAAAGCGATTTTGTTTGTTCTTATCATTATGCTTACGGGGGCGGCGGTTGCGCTGGTTGGGAACATTGCTTTCGTAGGCTTAATGATTCCCCATATCGTTCGCTTGGTCGTTGGAACCGACTATCGGTATATTATGCCGATTTCGGTATTTACAGGCGCTTCCTTTATGCTGCTTGCCGATACGCTTGCCCGTACCATTAATGCGCCTTATGAGACGCCAATGGCCGCGATTGTGGCGATGGTGGGCTTGCCTTTTTTCCTGATTGTCGTGCGTAAAGGAGGCAAAGCTTTCTCATGA
- a CDS encoding iron ABC transporter permease, giving the protein MIPRTLARKQRLILLVGLGLIAVVAVVSMGLGYASLSFDRLLPVLLGQGTFKEEFVLFSVRLPRIFITLLSGMALALSGSILQSVTRNELADPGIIGINSGAGVGIAIFFLYVPVSVGSFVYVLPLVAFIGALLTAALIYAFSYSRSRGLDPIRLVLVGVGFSLALSGIMIVIISAAERSKVDFISKWLAGNIWGTDWPFIWALLPWLILLIPFTLYKAQRLNLLSLNEESARGVGLNLERERLMLIVTAVASAAAAVSVTGGIAFVGLMAPHIAKTLVGPRNQLFIPVAVLLGGLLLLLSDTIGRNIVDPDGIPAGIMVSLIGVPYFAYLLLKK; this is encoded by the coding sequence ATGATTCCACGTACACTAGCTCGTAAACAACGTTTGATTTTGCTTGTCGGCTTAGGCTTAATAGCCGTGGTTGCGGTTGTGAGCATGGGCTTAGGCTATGCTTCCCTGTCCTTTGACAGGCTGCTTCCCGTTTTGCTTGGGCAAGGCACATTTAAAGAGGAGTTTGTGCTGTTTTCGGTACGGCTGCCGCGCATCTTTATTACCTTGCTTTCAGGAATGGCGCTCGCTTTATCCGGTTCAATTTTGCAAAGCGTAACTCGCAACGAACTGGCGGACCCGGGCATCATCGGCATTAATTCAGGCGCAGGCGTAGGCATTGCGATTTTCTTTCTATATGTTCCGGTGAGCGTCGGATCGTTTGTGTATGTTTTGCCGTTAGTTGCCTTTATCGGGGCATTGCTTACGGCTGCATTAATTTATGCTTTCTCGTACAGCAGAAGCCGCGGTCTTGATCCGATACGTCTGGTGCTGGTCGGCGTCGGTTTTTCTCTGGCGCTGTCTGGTATTATGATTGTCATCATTTCCGCAGCGGAACGCTCCAAGGTCGATTTTATATCCAAGTGGCTGGCAGGAAACATATGGGGAACGGATTGGCCATTTATTTGGGCACTGCTACCTTGGCTCATCCTGCTTATTCCATTCACTCTGTATAAAGCTCAGCGGCTCAATCTGCTCAGCTTGAACGAGGAGTCGGCGCGGGGTGTCGGCTTGAATCTTGAACGTGAGCGTCTCATGCTGATTGTCACTGCCGTAGCCTCTGCTGCTGCTGCGGTATCAGTGACGGGCGGCATCGCCTTCGTGGGGCTAATGGCTCCGCATATTGCAAAGACGCTGGTTGGGCCGCGCAATCAGCTGTTTATTCCGGTCGCTGTGCTGCTCGGAGGGCTGCTGCTGCTGCTCTCGGATACGATTGGCCGCAACATTGTCGATCCTGATGGTATCCCGGCTGGCATCATGGTATCGTTGATCGGCGTACCGTATTTTGCATATTTGCTTTTGAAAAAATAG